One Phaseolus vulgaris cultivar G19833 chromosome 2, P. vulgaris v2.0, whole genome shotgun sequence DNA window includes the following coding sequences:
- the LOC137811602 gene encoding uncharacterized protein isoform X1, with protein sequence MAGSKANAKMQNQKRKQRIDAEPQTSSKRHRFDVAPKRHSPWNNLQLILCIQDKDQDLSSKVNEAFNFVQSRVDNGVGACEDCNTIKLPRLISYLNDWIVTLLFPPNGKKDWGDGKTPQLEGIEAYMDIRCWEILKFCLQESLKFHGSWSMPRNLLQTVQFVARDFLLLLEDTSISSGEVIISEERCKLYGTTIDCVSLVFLSLGGLSNKNLDLWVETAKVLLDLVLKTYSNSLDDSNVGAFALRFLWSVLQPFSKLSVHRAKKGFHNFVDKLLEPLLHLSRELHLRVNGSNPIWTSRLIEAAEDVLSHGLFHQVHISEFLSLHGLENDVTSCDEKSNDSKATIKSYTRHLFDVLNRIIDRKNAMAMGSLGLLFRLYATSARKFKLDEGLKTTEKTGDSRQPVSGKHCDSNNISADIQKSLFNFFVLIMEPLLLKINAYIEVEADANTLLLDLYGLLKSIGNLLASFMREKVYLRTEDTSEGACLNFLKKIFNTLITSSTSLLHFSNYDTTNKMEIYVLPANEILVAMGYLLQVEYEVIGEDLVNLWLLILSFSAINCNLGNAFDQCSLPSTIPALECETIHLYGQLRQVESAILALCKAIRLIICPDGYTEESSSRFLTFLSNEVHSEAVERLLSSQNFIHAIYKAVESIPEGQVCGCVRQIRDDISESLKWMKNFCPLVDGKKLQMFNLQVELFGRGLSRLYCLVLGSVTVTDGNRNLLGVSVKELMKLMHPYLSILGAQQPDTIYKLFSSVSGETVDHVVRKGKFLKKFGRSSQWVLVFFFQLYVSCQSLYRQASLVSPDLPKKSAEVVDYPAYSADDLMKRIDEIDFGFFSWIVQPSGSLLVVMKFISDIYLKHGSDDYSPLIYIFQSMALRRLADLNKQIILFKNMQKQHYLQKSYRSQINTLKEEAAGLTNFIMEHLSCVFHSPIFVSDDVICEDVVSVATHSNRCDLGVYFANGKSLQALIWSNLCKKFDVWGNHALKKQLKKFFSHLLHAYLHSLTSSFQEPGLQEIDKFKLFKWVTLSQISSEFLNGSLLYKQKFAHRNLASVFCHALEKSALPLFSNIPCTDVSLRSLPNWAEFLSTLDNSTVLIDENKEILVGCSAVESSTTHSHGKLPADISRNEKTFPVTDKNFRDCDHLLGLLCRMRDINSRSFSYLVTCIFNLERLLVSALLYFQCTGHQDYYCEYLRLFVSCRKALVYILIGFGQKAETIQSSPNTVVSGSSFPVLWILKSLYVVVGIKEAFSAKNIIVCKSMMFSLLDYTSHVLFSIGKYPIVHAFSNHMISHEENHLLPSSQDSPKLEALKCLTFMAENLKEHKQSLLVSINNSPHNVSVGFGLTVENMIRLLSTVCCFSRVLWGLTSSTGQTDAKDIDEKEILMWKSEHASELNSCISFLVELSDVFVNKFLVESNQHSKSSQNMQHSEDPAMQVSLLGTNSLSPKSVVFKANTSAGAQNECKAAATCFTLSAVDNVSKSVSDLGRALNPKEENPVARVLASLDYSEPQGLNKPLLRSLVKGDHPEIAFLLRHLLIAFSSLLRLNLQKNDSVLPSSFVPTFIEISQLLLLEFEEMVVVPQQSSLLLLDDARRYLRELACYFPLTDPTSSRKVYTELIQIHMRVIGKTILLQGKGRTLTFHGSQSSTKSLHNGLVEGYSSTELHYCLDEFIIRLRKSFKAYIERSSELHLLSTILVIERSLVGILERSTLSYDVKTSKDGEEILSLVSGGIDCFSMILEFVSGRKGLKMIKRHGQSLVSAVFNIIVHLKALLNFYDNLASGTVASTPDPGSAILMSVEVLVTVSRKHGQFPMDMGYVGQILHIPALLFQNVHQLRVTNASGPSETSIISEQRICDPVNRVGHVDHLVSLFYVCCQLMCTIIMHRPSECRQCVAHLEASVAVLLNCLETVSDNESKINKGCFSSEEQLKCARFLQRIYEEIEQKKDIFSRQCSLFLSNYIWVYSGYGPKRSGIRREVDEALRPGVYALIDACSVDDLQYLHTVFGEGPCRTTLASLLHDRKLTKYEGKV encoded by the exons ATGGCCGGTTCGAAAGCAAATGCAAAGATGCAAAATCAGAAGCGAAAGCAGAGAATCGATGCCGAACCTCAAACTTCTTCCAAACGGCACCGTTTCGATGTTGCTCCGAAGCGTCACAGTCCCTGGAACAACCTTCAACTCATACTTTGCATCCAAGACAAAGACCAGGATCTTTCCAG TAAGGTCAATGAGGCATTTAATTTTGTGCAGTCAAGAGTGGATAATGGTGTTGGCGCTTGTGAGGATTGTAATACTATAAAACTTCCAAGACTAATAAGTTACCTTAATGATTGGATCGTGACATTGCTATTTCCTCCAAATGGGAAGAAAGACTGGGGAGATGGGAAGACACCACAGCTCGAGGGAATTGAGGCATACATGGATATTCGTTGTTGGGAGATATTGAAGTTCTGCTTGCAGGAGTCTTTGAAGTTTCACGGCTCTTGGAGTATGCCCCGGAACCTCCTACAAACTGTTCAGTTTGTTGCCAGAGATTTTCTGTTACTGCTCGAAGACACCTCTATCAGTTCAGGAGAAGTTATTATATCCGAAGAAAGGTGTAAACTGTATGGTACCACTATTGACTGTGTTTCGTTGGTATTCTTGTCTCTTGGTGGGTTGTCAAATAAAAACTTGGACTTGTGGGTTGAGACAGCCAAGGTGTTGCTTGATCTTGTGCTGAAAACTTATAGCAATAGCCTTGATGACAGCAATGTGGGTGCTTTTGCACTACGCTTTCTATGGTCGGTGCTTCAGCCATTCTCTAAGTTGAGTGTCCATCGAGCTAAGAAAGGATTTCATAATTTTGTGGATAAACTTCTTGAGCCGCTGTTGCATTTATCTCGTGAGTTGCATCTTCGGGTTAATGGAAGTAATCCCATTTGGACGTCGAGATTAATAGAGGCAGCGGAAGATGTTCTTTCTCACGGCCTTTTTCATCAAGTGCATATTTCTGAGTTTTTAAGCTTACATGGTTTAGAAAATGATGTTACTTCATGTGATGAAAAATCAAATGACTCAAAAGCAACTATTAAGAGTTATACTAGACATTTATTTGACGTACTGAACAGAATTATAGATAGGAAGAATGCTATGGCAATGGGTAGCTTAGGCTTGTTATTTCGCTTATATGCTACTTCAGCAAGAAAATTCAAACTGGATGAAGGGCTCAAGACAACAGAGAAAACAGGTGATTCAAGGCAACCAGTGTCAGGAAAACATTGTGACTCAAATAATATTTCGGCAGACATTCAAAAatcactttttaatttttttgtactGATTATGGAACCCCTTTTGCTGAAGATTAATGCCTACATTGAAGTTGAAGCAGATGCCAATACCCTGTTGTTGGATCTTTATGGTTTACTCAAGTCTATTGGTAATTTGCTTGCTAGTTTTATGCGAGAGAAAGTTTATTTGAGAACAGAAGACACATCTGAAGGAGCTTGTCttaatttcttgaagaaaatatttaatacactGATAACTAGTTCTACTAGTCTACTCCATTTCTCCAATTATGATACAACTAACAAGATGGAGATATATGTTTTGCCTGCTAATGAGATTCTAGTTGCTATGGGATATCTTTTGCAGGTTGAATATGAGGTTATTGGTGAAGATTTGGTAAATTTATGGCTTCTTATCTTGTCATTCTCTGCCATTAATTGCAATTTGGGGAATGCTTTTGATCAATGCTCATTACCTTCTACTATACCTGCCCTGGAGTGCGAAACAATTCATCTCTATGGTCAACTTCGCCAG GTGGAAAGTGCTATTTTAGCACTGTGCAAAGCTATAAGGCTTATTATATGTCCTGATGGCTATACTGAAGAAAGTTCTTCTAGGTTCTTGACATTTCTGTCTAATGAAGTTCATTCTGAAGCTGTTGAAAGGCTGTTATCTTCCCAGAATTTCATTCATGCCATTTATAAAGCTGTTGAATCTATTCCAGAAGGGCAAGTGTGTGGGTGTGTTAGACAGATAAGAGATGATATTTCAGAATCTCTCAAGTGGATGAAAAATTTCTGTCCATTGGTTGATGGCAAGAAATTGCAAATGTTTAATCTTCAAGTGGAGCTGTTTGGTAGAGGGCTGTCTAGACTGTATTGTTTAGTTCTTGGTTCGGTGACAGTCACTGACGGTAACCGTAATCTTCTTGGAGTTTCCGTGAAAGAACTTATGAAATTAATGCATCCCTACTTGAGTATTCTAGGTGCACAACAGCCAGACACAATCTACAAGTTATTTTCTTCTGTCAGTGGAGAAACTGTTGATCACGTGGTTAGAAAGGGaaaatttttaaagaaatttggTAGGTCTAGCCAATGGgttcttgtgttcttctttCAGTTGTATGTGTCTTGCCAAAGCTTATATAGGCAAGCAAGCCTTGTGTCTCCTGATTTGCCAAAGAAGTCTGCAGAGGTGGTGGATTACCCAGCATATTCTGCTGATGACCTGATGAAGAGGATTGATGAGATagactttggttttttttctTGGATTGTTCAACCCTCAGGTTCCCTCCTTGTTGTTATGAAATTTATTTCTGACATATATCTTAAACATGGTTCAGATGATTATTCCCCTTTGATCTATATCTTTCAATCTATGGCTCTTCGAAGGCTTGCTGACTTGAATAAGCAGATTATATTGTTCAAGAATATGCAAAAGCAGCATTATTTGCAGAAGTCTTATAGATCCCAAATCAACACACTGAAGGAAGAAGCGGCTGGACTTACTAACTTTATTATGGAACATTTATCATGTGTGTTTCATTCCCCAATCTTTGTTTCTGATGATGTAATTTGTGAAGATGTAGTTTCTGTGGCTACTCATAGCAACAGATGTGATCTAGGAGTTTATTTTGCTAACGGAAAGTCATTGCAAGCACTCATTTGGTCAAATCTATGCAAAAAGTTTGATGTTTGGGGCAATCATGCTTTAAAGAAGCAATTGAAAAAGTTCTTCTCACATTTACTCCATGCTTACCTTCACAGTCTAACAAGTAGTTTTCAAGAGCCAGGTCTGCAAGAAATTGACAAATTTAAGCTGTTCAAGTGGGTCACTTTGTCACAAATATCATCAGAATTTTTAAATGGTTCACTTTTGTATAAACAAAAA tttgcCCACAGGAATCTGGCCTCAGTGTTCTGCCATGCTTTAGAGAAATCTGCACTGCCATTATTTAGTAATATTCCATGTACTGATGTGAGTCTTCGGTCATTGCCTAATTGGGCTGAGTTTTTAAGCACCCTTGACAACTCAACAGTGCTTATTGATGAGAATAAAGAGATTCTGGTTGGTTGTTCTGCAGTGGAAAGTTCAACCACTCATTCACACGGCAAACTTCCTGCAGATATCAGCAGAAACGAAAAGACTTTCCCTGTCACAGACAAAAATTTTAGAGATTGTGACCATTTACTTGGTCTCTTATGTCGGATGCGTGATATAAATTCAAGATCATTTTCATATCTTGTGACTTGTATTTTCAACCTTGAACG GCTTCTTGTCAGTGCTCTTCTCTATTTTCAGTGTACAGGGCACCAGGATTATTATTGTGAGTACTTAAGATTATTTGTCTCTTGTCGGAAGGCATTAGTGTATATATTAATTGGATTTGGTCAGAAGGCAGAGACTATCCAATCATCACCGAACACGGTTGTTTCTGGAAGTTCATTCCCTGTTTTATGGATTTTGAAGTCATTATATGTGGTTGTTGGGATTAAAGAAGCATTCTctgcaaaaaatattattgtatgtAAATCTATGATGTTTTCCTTATTGGATTACACATCACATGTCTTGTTCAGCATAGGAAAATATCCAATTGTTCATGCTTTTTCTAATCATATGATTAGCCATGAAGAGAATCATTTGCTCCCATCTTCTCAGGATTCCCCCAAGCTTGAGGCATTGAAATGTTTAACCTTTATGGCTGAGAATTTGAAAGAGCATAAGCAGAGTTTGCTTGTTTCTATTAACAATTCCCCTCATAATGTCAGTGTGGGATTTGGTCTTACTGTAGAAAACATGATTAGATTGTTGTCTACAGTTTGTTGCTTTAGTAGAGTTTTGTGGGGCCTCACATCTTCCACTGGACAAACAGATGCTAAAGATATTGatgaaaaagaaatattaatgTGGAAAAGTGAGCATGCCTCTGAACTAAATAGTTGTATATCTTTTCTTGTAGAGCTTTCTGATGTTTTTGTTAACAAATTTCTTGTTGAGAGTAACCAACATTCCAAAAGTTCACAGAATATGCAGCATTCTGAAGATCCAGCAATGCAGGTATCTTTGTTAGGTACCAATTCTCTGTCACCTAAATCCGTAGTTTTTAAGGCTAATACCTCAGCTGGTGCACAAAACGAATGTAAAGCTGCTGCAACTTGTTTTACTTTATCAGCAGTTGATAATGTCTCTAAAAGTGTCAGTGATCTTGGAAGGGCTTTGAATCCAAAAGAGGAAAACCCTGTTGCCAGGGTTTTGGCCAGTTTGGATTACTCTGAGCCACAGGGTTTGAATAAGCCTTTGTTGCGAAGTTTGGTAAAGGGTGATCACCCTGAAATTGCTTTTTTGCTGAGACATCTGCTAATTGCTTTCTCATCTCTTTTGAGGTTAAATTTGCAGAAAAATGATTCTGTCCTACCTTCTAGTTTTGTACCTACTTTCATTGAAATTTCACAACTCCTATTATTAGAATTTGAAGAGATGGTTGTGGTCCCACAACAATCTTCTTTGCTTTTGTTAGATGACGCTCGCAGATATTTGAGAGAATTAGCATGTTATTTTCCTTTAACTGATCCTACTTCCTCTAGAAAAGTTTACACAGAACTGATTCAGATTCACATGAGGGTAATAGGCAAGACCATTTTGTTGCAAGGAAAAGGGCGAACACTAACCTTTCATGGAAGCCAGTCAAGCACAAAGTCACTTCATAATGGATTAGTTGAAGGTTATTCCTCTACTGAATTGCACTATTGCTTGGATGAATTTATAATTAGGCTGCGGAAGTCATTCAAAGCATATATAGAGAGGTCATCTGAGTTGCATCTTTTGTCTACTATACTGGTCATTGAGAGATCTCTAGTTGGTATTCTCGAACGATCTACCTTGAGTTATGATGTAAAAACAAGTAAAGATGGGGAGGAAATTTTGTCACTTGTTTCAGGTGGCATTGATTGCTTCAGCATGATTCTTGAATTTGTTTCAG gtcGGAAAGGCTTGAAGATGATTAAAAGACATGGTCAGAGTTTAGTTTCTGCTGTTTTCAACATTATTGTGCATTTAAAGGCCCTGCTTAATTTTTATGATAACTTGGCATCTGGAACGGTTGCCAGTACTCCTGATCCTGGGTCAGCCATTCTCATGAGTGTTGAAGTACTGGTTACAGTTTCTAGAAAACATGGTCAGTTTCCTATGGATATGGGGTATGTGGGTCAAATATTACATATCCCTGCACTACTCTTTCAGAATGTTCATCAGCTTAGAGTTACTAACGCATCTGGTCCATCAGAAACATCGATAATTTCAGAACAGCGTATTTGTGATCCTGTAAACAGAGTGGGTCACGTTGATCACCTAGTTAGCCTCTTCTATGTGTGTTGTCAACTAATGTGTACCATTATTATGCATCGTCCCag TGAGTGCAGACAGTGTGTTGCCCATCTTGAAGCTTCTGTTGCTGTTCTTCTTAATTGCTTGGAGACAGTTTCAGATAATgaatcaaaaataaataagggTTGCTTTTCTTCAGAAGAGCAACTGAAATGTGCTCGTTTTCTTCAAAGAATTTATGAAGAG ATAGAACAGAAAAAAGATATCTTTAGCCGTCAATGTTCTCTGTTTTTATCCAATTACATATGGGTTTATTCAGGATATGGTCCCAAGAGAAGTGGCATCAGAAG AGAAGTAGATGAAGCTCTAAGACCGGGTGTCTATGCTTTAATCGACGCTTGCTCAGTTGATGATCTTCAATATCTTCATACTGTTTTTGGAG AGGGACCTTGCAGAACTACCCTGGCAAGTCTTTTGCATGATCGCAAACTCACTAAATACGAAGGAAAAGTTTGA